From Cellulomonas chengniuliangii, the proteins below share one genomic window:
- a CDS encoding molybdopterin oxidoreductase, protein MRRRHVDWWVLGAWLSLALLVLAGLAAAAGVGV, encoded by the coding sequence GTGCGGCGTCGGCACGTCGACTGGTGGGTGCTCGGCGCCTGGCTGTCCCTGGCGTTGCTGGTCCTCGCCGGGCTCGCGGCCGCCGCCGGCGTCGGGGTCTGA
- a CDS encoding acyl-CoA carboxylase subunit epsilon: protein MTSAPLDGVARSAAHVHVLRGDPDEAELAALVAGIVAARQQDAPGGLVSLRDDDAPAWSDRSRSLRGPGAAPSRAGDAWRWSLHP, encoded by the coding sequence GTGACCTCCGCCCCGCTCGACGGCGTCGCCCGCTCGGCCGCGCACGTGCACGTGCTGCGCGGCGACCCGGACGAGGCCGAGCTGGCCGCGCTGGTCGCCGGGATCGTGGCGGCCCGGCAGCAGGACGCCCCCGGAGGGCTCGTCTCGCTCCGCGACGACGACGCGCCGGCCTGGTCCGACCGCTCCCGCTCGCTGCGCGGGCCGGGGGCTGCCCCGTCGCGCGCGGGCGACGCCTGGCGGTGGAGCCTGCACCCCTGA
- a CDS encoding SOS response-associated peptidase: MCGRYASFRRVQALEDAFRIAEVAQDARLLPESWNVAPTDPVRMVVERADRETGEITRQLQAAKWGLVPSWAKDPSVGNRMINARAETLLDKVAYRKAFAQRRALLPADGYYEWLRPRPGALTKAKQPFYIHPAVDEPLALAGLYEFWRDPSKAADDPARWLVTTTVVTTDASEPLAHIHDRQPLMLRPDAWDAWLDPAVGAEDAADLLRAPAPELVATEVSTRVNKVGNNGPELIEPQGPSTPAP, from the coding sequence ATGTGTGGTCGATATGCCTCCTTCCGCCGGGTCCAGGCCCTCGAGGACGCGTTCCGCATCGCCGAGGTCGCCCAGGACGCCCGCCTGCTCCCTGAGTCGTGGAACGTGGCGCCCACCGACCCCGTGCGCATGGTCGTCGAGCGGGCCGACCGCGAGACCGGCGAGATCACCCGCCAGCTGCAGGCCGCGAAGTGGGGGCTGGTGCCCTCCTGGGCCAAGGACCCGTCTGTCGGCAACCGGATGATCAACGCCCGCGCAGAGACCCTCCTCGACAAGGTCGCCTACCGCAAGGCCTTCGCCCAGCGCCGCGCCCTGCTCCCCGCCGACGGGTACTACGAGTGGCTGCGCCCGCGCCCCGGAGCGCTGACCAAGGCCAAGCAGCCCTTCTACATCCACCCAGCCGTCGACGAGCCGCTCGCCCTGGCCGGCCTCTACGAGTTCTGGCGCGACCCGTCCAAGGCCGCGGACGACCCCGCCCGGTGGCTGGTGACCACCACCGTGGTCACCACCGACGCGAGCGAGCCGCTCGCGCACATCCACGACCGGCAGCCGCTCATGCTGCGCCCCGACGCGTGGGACGCGTGGCTCGACCCCGCCGTGGGCGCCGAGGACGCCGCCGACCTGCTGCGGGCCCCAGCCCCCGAGCTCGTGGCCACGGAGGTCTCCACCCGTGTCAACAAGGTCGGCAACAACGGGCCAGAGCTCATCGAGCCCCAAGGGCCGTCCACCCCCGCCCCCTGA
- a CDS encoding acyl-CoA carboxylase subunit beta, which produces MTQTDPTSPGATTDQVPGSTAARLADLEQRHRAGDDAAHAAAEKQHARGKKSARERIDALLDPGSFTEIDALVRHRSTNFGLDKKRVPGDGVVVGHGTIDGRPVALYSQDFTVFGGSLGEVHGQKIAKVMDLALRTGVPLIGISDGGGARIQEGVAALTQFAEIFRRNVAASGVIPQISLILGPSAGGAVYSPALTDFIVMADGTSNMFITGPDVIRAVTGEEVGLEELGGATTHNTRSGVAHYMASDEDDALDYVRSLLSYLPQNNLTDPPVFPHETEVSVTDEDLELDTLVPDSDAQPYDMRTVVEHVLDDGVLLEVQPMYAQNVLIGFGHVEGRPVGVVANQPLSMAGTLDINAAEKAARFVRTCDAFNIPVLTFVDVPGFLPGADQEWNGIIRRGAKLIYAYAEATVPLVTVITRKAYGGAYIVMGSKQLGADVNLAWPTAQIAVMGAGGAVNILQRGALKAVADAGGDVEAERARLTREYEEAIVNPWDAADRGYVDAVIAPAQTRSEITKALRLLRTKRASLPPKKHGNIPL; this is translated from the coding sequence GTGACGCAGACCGACCCGACCTCGCCTGGCGCAACGACCGACCAGGTCCCCGGCTCCACCGCCGCCCGCCTCGCCGACCTCGAGCAGCGCCACCGGGCCGGCGACGACGCCGCCCACGCCGCCGCCGAGAAGCAGCACGCGCGCGGCAAGAAGTCCGCCCGCGAGCGCATCGACGCCCTGCTCGACCCCGGCTCGTTCACCGAGATCGACGCGTTGGTGCGGCACCGCTCGACGAACTTCGGCCTCGACAAGAAGCGGGTCCCCGGCGACGGCGTGGTGGTGGGCCACGGCACGATCGATGGCCGGCCCGTCGCCCTCTACTCGCAGGACTTCACCGTGTTCGGCGGCTCCCTCGGCGAGGTGCACGGGCAGAAGATCGCGAAGGTCATGGACCTGGCCCTGCGCACCGGGGTGCCGCTGATCGGCATCAGCGACGGCGGCGGCGCCCGGATCCAGGAGGGCGTCGCGGCCCTCACGCAGTTCGCGGAGATCTTCCGGCGCAACGTCGCGGCCTCCGGGGTCATCCCGCAGATCTCCTTGATCCTGGGCCCGAGCGCGGGCGGCGCGGTGTACTCCCCCGCCCTCACGGACTTCATCGTGATGGCGGACGGCACGTCCAACATGTTCATCACCGGCCCGGACGTGATCCGCGCGGTCACGGGCGAGGAGGTAGGGCTCGAGGAGCTCGGCGGCGCCACGACCCACAACACCCGCTCCGGGGTGGCGCACTACATGGCCTCCGACGAGGACGACGCGCTCGACTACGTGCGCTCGCTGCTCTCGTACCTGCCGCAGAACAACCTCACCGACCCGCCCGTGTTCCCGCACGAGACCGAGGTGTCGGTGACCGACGAGGACCTCGAGCTCGACACGCTCGTGCCGGACTCGGACGCCCAGCCGTATGACATGCGCACGGTGGTCGAGCACGTCCTGGACGACGGGGTGCTGCTCGAGGTGCAGCCGATGTACGCGCAGAACGTGCTCATCGGCTTCGGCCACGTCGAGGGCCGCCCGGTGGGCGTGGTCGCCAACCAGCCGCTGTCCATGGCCGGGACCCTGGACATCAACGCGGCCGAGAAGGCCGCGCGGTTCGTGCGCACCTGCGACGCGTTCAACATCCCGGTCCTGACGTTCGTCGACGTGCCCGGGTTCCTGCCCGGCGCCGACCAGGAGTGGAACGGCATCATCCGGCGCGGCGCCAAGCTCATCTACGCGTACGCCGAGGCCACGGTCCCGCTCGTGACCGTGATCACCCGCAAGGCGTACGGTGGCGCGTACATCGTGATGGGGTCCAAGCAGCTCGGCGCCGACGTGAATCTCGCATGGCCGACGGCGCAGATCGCGGTCATGGGGGCGGGGGGCGCGGTGAACATCCTGCAGCGCGGCGCCTTGAAGGCCGTGGCGGACGCGGGCGGCGACGTCGAGGCGGAGCGCGCCCGGCTGACCCGCGAGTACGAGGAGGCGATCGTGAACCCGTGGGACGCCGCCGATCGCGGCTACGTGGACGCGGTGATCGCGCCCGCGCAGACCCGCTCGGAGATCACCAAGGCCCTGCGCCTGCTGCGGACCAAGCGCGCCAGCCTGCCGCCCAAGAAGCATGGGAACATCCCCCTGTGA
- a CDS encoding multidrug effflux MFS transporter — translation MEVMNSRPTPALPPEPTGAPASTDAPAYVPNAKYVLLLGAMCALPAVSTDIYLPSLPDVARDLGATATGAQLTMTGMLLGGAVGQLVIGPASDRLGRRLPVLIGIALHVVTSLLCALAPGIVPLIALRVLQGFFNASASVVAMALIRDRFVGSDASRLLSRLMLVIGVAPLFAPTIGGLIAGFAGWRGVFVALAVFGAGLWVVVWRRMPETLPAERRRDGGLRAAIAGYATLLRDRHFVALAVLPGFGAAVLMSYVVGSPFVLREGYGLSANQFALIFAVNGAGLVLGAQVNASLVRRYAPIRIIRIVLPLSVTLTLALLALALTGFGGLPALLVVMWMLLALVNFTPPNASALALGRHGAIAGTAAAFIGATQAGVSGTVSPLVGVLGGDVVAMAAVMAGSATIGFIVLALATPAYRAGGWTT, via the coding sequence ATGGAGGTGATGAACTCCCGCCCGACCCCCGCCCTGCCCCCTGAGCCGACCGGGGCGCCCGCCAGCACTGATGCCCCCGCCTACGTCCCCAACGCGAAGTACGTGCTGCTGCTGGGCGCCATGTGCGCGCTCCCCGCCGTCTCCACCGACATCTACCTCCCGTCGCTGCCCGACGTCGCGCGCGACCTGGGCGCCACGGCCACCGGCGCCCAGCTCACCATGACGGGGATGCTGCTCGGCGGCGCCGTCGGCCAGCTCGTCATCGGGCCGGCCTCCGACCGCCTCGGGCGGCGCCTGCCCGTGCTGATCGGCATCGCGCTGCACGTCGTCACGTCGCTGCTGTGCGCGCTGGCCCCCGGCATCGTGCCGCTCATCGCGCTCCGCGTCCTGCAGGGGTTCTTCAACGCGTCGGCCTCCGTGGTCGCGATGGCGCTCATCCGCGACCGGTTCGTCGGCTCCGACGCCTCGCGGCTGCTGTCCCGCCTCATGCTGGTGATCGGCGTGGCGCCGCTGTTCGCGCCAACCATCGGCGGCCTCATCGCCGGGTTCGCGGGATGGCGCGGTGTCTTCGTGGCGCTCGCGGTGTTCGGGGCGGGCCTGTGGGTGGTGGTGTGGCGGCGCATGCCGGAGACGCTGCCCGCCGAGCGGCGCCGCGACGGCGGCCTGCGCGCCGCGATCGCGGGCTACGCCACACTGCTGCGGGACCGGCACTTCGTCGCCCTGGCCGTGTTGCCCGGCTTCGGCGCCGCGGTGCTGATGAGCTACGTGGTCGGCTCGCCGTTCGTGCTGCGCGAGGGCTACGGCCTCAGCGCCAACCAGTTCGCGCTCATCTTCGCCGTCAACGGCGCCGGGCTCGTGCTCGGCGCGCAGGTCAACGCCTCGCTCGTGCGCCGGTACGCGCCCATCCGGATCATCCGCATCGTGCTGCCGCTCTCCGTGACCCTCACCCTCGCGCTGCTCGCGCTCGCGCTCACCGGGTTCGGCGGGCTCCCAGCACTGCTGGTGGTGATGTGGATGCTGCTCGCCCTGGTGAACTTCACACCGCCGAACGCCTCCGCGCTGGCGCTCGGCCGGCACGGCGCCATCGCCGGCACCGCGGCCGCGTTCATCGGCGCCACGCAGGCCGGGGTCTCCGGCACGGTCAGCCCCCTGGTCGGCGTGCTGGGCGGCGACGTCGTGGCCATGGCGGCGGTCATGGCAGGATCCGCGACCATCGGGTTCATCGTGCTCGCGCTGGCGACTCCCGCGTACCGTGCGGGCGGCTGGACCACCTAG
- a CDS encoding biotin--[acetyl-CoA-carboxylase] ligase: MAEQTERLPLRAAVLRDLLLAPAGPLARVEVVERAGSTNTDLVAAVRADPDAWPDGSLLVADHQEQGRGRAGRTWETPPRAALTASFALRPTAPPESYGWIPLVAGLGAVHALRATAGVAAMLKWPNDVMVRASDGSEVPGWGDLRKLGGVLTEMVRTPAGDVVVVGLGINVSQRPDELVTPSATSLVAAGCAHPDRELLLVALVSSLAEVLGRWRAHGGDAAAAGLADEVVSVCATIGDRVRVELPGGGEVVGLASGLDRDGGLVVVDDHGDEHHVLAGDVRHIRAAG; this comes from the coding sequence ATGGCTGAGCAGACCGAGCGCCTGCCATTGCGGGCAGCCGTCCTGCGCGACCTGCTGCTGGCCCCGGCCGGCCCGCTGGCGCGCGTGGAGGTGGTCGAGCGCGCCGGGTCGACGAACACGGACCTGGTCGCGGCCGTGCGCGCCGATCCCGACGCGTGGCCGGACGGCAGCCTCCTCGTGGCGGACCACCAGGAGCAGGGACGGGGCCGGGCCGGCCGCACCTGGGAGACGCCGCCGCGCGCGGCGCTCACCGCCTCGTTCGCGTTGCGGCCCACGGCGCCGCCGGAGTCGTACGGATGGATCCCGCTGGTGGCCGGGCTGGGGGCGGTGCACGCGCTGCGCGCCACCGCCGGTGTGGCGGCCATGCTCAAGTGGCCGAACGACGTGATGGTCCGGGCGTCCGACGGCAGCGAGGTTCCGGGGTGGGGCGACCTGCGCAAGCTCGGCGGGGTCCTCACCGAGATGGTGCGCACCCCCGCCGGCGACGTGGTCGTGGTGGGCCTGGGGATCAACGTCTCCCAGCGGCCCGACGAGCTGGTGACGCCGAGCGCGACGTCGCTCGTGGCAGCGGGCTGCGCGCACCCGGACCGCGAGCTGCTGCTCGTCGCCCTGGTGTCCTCGCTCGCGGAGGTGCTGGGACGGTGGCGTGCGCACGGGGGTGACGCCGCGGCCGCCGGGCTCGCCGACGAGGTCGTGTCGGTGTGCGCGACCATCGGGGACCGCGTGCGCGTCGAGCTGCCGGGCGGCGGTGAGGTGGTCGGCCTGGCCAGCGGGCTGGACCGGGACGGCGGGCTCGTGGTGGTCGACGACCACGGGGACGAGCACCACGTGCTCGCTGGTGACGTGCGCCACATCCGGGCAGCCGGGTGA
- a CDS encoding adenylate/guanylate cyclase domain-containing protein, with protein sequence MAADRVEHDADGASGRSSTLDGLDDALLGGPRTLTLRDLAEQVGIDLDLVRLYWQTLGLPHPAADEVVFTQQDAEAVRRWADLQREHGVDRRTAISLTRALGHTSDRLALWQVEALVEDLSRRHQLDDTSARLLVLDRLADIAPLLESQLVHSWRRQLAAIAGRLSAEFAHQRDERPDPTALPLARAVGFADMVSFTRRTAGLGSTDLSEFVQRFESVARDVVTDAGGRVVKTIGDAVLFVADDVETGAMVALGLARVLGGELDVEREKEAGGLAEGARGVTPVRVGFVWGRVLSRFGDVFGPSVNLAARLTDIADPSSVLTDGSTAALLADDRRFRAVQQPTRDLAGIGPIAPVLLSEA encoded by the coding sequence GTGGCAGCGGACAGGGTCGAGCATGACGCGGACGGAGCGTCGGGGCGCTCCTCGACGCTGGACGGGCTGGACGACGCGCTGCTCGGCGGCCCGCGCACGCTGACGCTGCGGGACCTCGCCGAACAGGTCGGCATCGACCTCGACCTGGTGCGGTTGTACTGGCAGACCCTCGGGCTGCCGCACCCCGCGGCGGACGAGGTCGTCTTCACGCAGCAGGACGCGGAGGCGGTGCGCCGCTGGGCCGACCTGCAACGCGAGCACGGCGTGGACCGGCGGACGGCCATCTCGCTCACCCGGGCCCTGGGCCACACCAGCGACCGCCTCGCCCTGTGGCAGGTGGAGGCGCTTGTGGAGGACCTCAGCCGCCGGCACCAGCTCGACGACACGTCGGCGCGGCTGCTCGTCCTGGACCGCCTGGCCGACATCGCGCCGCTGCTCGAGTCCCAGCTGGTGCACTCGTGGCGGCGACAGCTCGCGGCCATCGCCGGCCGGCTGTCGGCGGAGTTCGCCCATCAGCGTGACGAGCGGCCCGACCCGACTGCACTGCCGCTCGCCCGGGCTGTCGGCTTCGCCGACATGGTCTCCTTCACCCGCCGCACTGCGGGGCTCGGCTCGACGGACCTCTCCGAGTTCGTCCAGCGCTTCGAGTCCGTCGCCCGGGACGTGGTCACCGACGCCGGTGGGCGGGTGGTCAAGACGATCGGTGACGCGGTGCTGTTCGTCGCGGACGACGTGGAGACGGGCGCGATGGTCGCCCTCGGCCTGGCCCGCGTGCTGGGCGGCGAACTCGACGTCGAGCGCGAGAAGGAGGCCGGAGGCCTGGCCGAGGGCGCCCGGGGCGTCACCCCCGTGCGCGTCGGCTTCGTCTGGGGGCGGGTGCTGTCCCGGTTCGGGGACGTGTTCGGGCCGTCCGTGAACCTCGCGGCCCGGCTCACGGACATCGCCGACCCCAGCTCGGTGCTCACCGACGGCTCCACGGCGGCGCTGCTGGCAGACGACCGGCGGTTCCGCGCAGTGCAGCAGCCGACGCGTGACCTCGCGGGCATCGGGCCCATCGCGCCCGTGCTGCTGAGCGAAGCCTGA
- the adhE gene encoding bifunctional acetaldehyde-CoA/alcohol dehydrogenase, which translates to MSTTARPDTTIGGAIDGLVANAAKALAEYARFTQEDVDHLVKKAAVAALDQHGELARHAVEETGRGVFEDKAVKNIFACEHVTNSMRSLKTVGVISRDDLSGITEIAEPVGVICAMTPVTNPTSTAIFKALIALKTRNPIIFAFHPSAQASSVAAAKVVRDAAVAAGAPEHCVQWVEQPSMEATGLLMNHPGVALILATGGNAMVRAAYSCGKPALGVGAGNVPAYIEKSAKLKRAVNDVVLSKSFDNGMICASEQAVILDDEIYDAAMAEFATLHAYRVNAKEKALLEKFIFGVQAQGKNCGEAKLNASVVGQTPAWIAERAGFTVPAETSIILAEVSGVGPQEPLTREKLCPVLAVLRAGSTEQGITYAEQMVEFDGLGHSAAIHTQDEKLTEVYGSRVKAIRVIANAPSSLGGIGDIYNAFIPSLTLGCGSYGHNSVSNNVSAVNLVNIKRIGRRNNNLQWFKVPAKTYFEPNAIRYLADMADVERVTIVTDATMTKLGFVDRIIEVLNRRPNKVALQIIDQVEPEPSVRTVKAGAEQMRHFRPDTIIALGGGSPMDAAKVMWLLYEHPEIVFSDLKQKFFDVRKRAFKFPVLGDLAKLVCIPTTSGTGAEVTPFAVISDPDAGKKYPLADYALTPTVAIIDPVLTSKMPRSLAADSGFDALTHATEAYVSVYANDFTDGMALHAIRLIFENLAASVNGEPGTPETADAREKMHNAGTIAGMAFGNAFLGIVHAMAHVVGSTFHLVHGRTNATLLPHVIRYNGTIPTKLTSWPKYEHYVAPERFQQIAQTLGLPAETPEQGVESYALAVESLRAKVGIPASFQAQGVDEQEFIGRLDEVAMGAYEDQCAPANPRMPMLADMKDIMAAAYYGTSIEDIRSRRDAKAPAKGSAVAEPVADEAAAGEDETVTA; encoded by the coding sequence GTGAGCACAACTGCCCGCCCCGACACGACAATTGGCGGCGCCATCGACGGACTCGTCGCCAACGCCGCGAAGGCCCTCGCGGAGTACGCGCGATTCACCCAGGAAGACGTCGACCACCTGGTCAAGAAGGCGGCCGTCGCCGCGCTCGACCAGCACGGCGAGCTGGCCCGCCACGCCGTCGAGGAGACCGGCCGCGGGGTGTTCGAGGACAAGGCCGTGAAGAACATCTTCGCGTGCGAGCACGTCACGAACTCCATGCGCTCGCTCAAGACCGTCGGCGTGATCAGCCGCGACGACCTGAGCGGCATCACCGAGATCGCCGAGCCCGTGGGCGTCATCTGCGCGATGACCCCGGTGACCAACCCGACGTCGACGGCGATCTTCAAGGCCCTCATCGCGCTGAAGACCCGCAACCCGATCATCTTCGCGTTCCACCCGAGCGCGCAGGCGTCCTCGGTGGCCGCCGCCAAGGTCGTGCGCGACGCGGCCGTCGCCGCCGGCGCCCCCGAGCACTGCGTCCAGTGGGTCGAGCAGCCGTCGATGGAGGCCACCGGCCTGCTGATGAACCACCCGGGCGTCGCCCTCATCCTCGCCACCGGCGGGAACGCGATGGTCCGCGCCGCCTACTCGTGCGGCAAGCCCGCCCTCGGCGTCGGCGCGGGCAACGTCCCGGCCTACATCGAGAAGTCCGCGAAGCTCAAGCGCGCGGTCAACGACGTGGTGCTGTCCAAGTCGTTCGACAACGGCATGATCTGCGCGTCCGAGCAGGCCGTCATCCTCGACGACGAGATCTACGACGCGGCGATGGCCGAGTTCGCCACGCTGCACGCGTACCGGGTGAACGCCAAGGAGAAGGCCCTCCTCGAGAAGTTCATCTTCGGGGTGCAGGCGCAGGGCAAGAACTGCGGCGAGGCCAAGCTCAACGCCTCCGTCGTCGGCCAGACGCCCGCCTGGATCGCCGAGCGCGCCGGCTTCACCGTCCCGGCCGAGACGTCGATCATCCTGGCCGAGGTCAGCGGCGTCGGCCCGCAGGAGCCCCTCACCCGCGAGAAGCTCTGCCCCGTCCTCGCCGTGCTGCGCGCGGGCTCGACCGAGCAGGGAATCACGTACGCCGAGCAGATGGTCGAGTTCGACGGCCTGGGCCACAGCGCCGCGATCCACACGCAGGACGAGAAGCTGACCGAGGTCTACGGCAGCCGCGTCAAGGCGATCCGCGTCATCGCCAACGCGCCGTCCTCTCTCGGCGGGATCGGCGACATCTACAACGCCTTCATCCCGTCCCTGACCCTCGGCTGCGGCTCGTACGGCCACAACTCGGTCTCCAACAACGTCTCGGCGGTCAACCTGGTGAACATCAAGCGCATCGGCCGCCGGAACAACAACCTGCAGTGGTTCAAGGTCCCGGCCAAGACGTACTTCGAGCCGAACGCGATCCGCTACCTCGCGGACATGGCCGACGTCGAGCGCGTGACCATCGTGACCGACGCGACCATGACGAAGCTGGGCTTCGTGGACCGCATCATCGAGGTCCTGAACCGTCGGCCCAACAAGGTCGCGCTGCAGATCATCGACCAGGTGGAGCCCGAGCCGAGCGTCCGCACCGTGAAGGCGGGCGCCGAGCAGATGCGCCACTTCCGCCCGGACACGATCATCGCGCTGGGCGGCGGCTCGCCGATGGACGCCGCGAAGGTCATGTGGCTGCTGTACGAGCACCCGGAGATCGTGTTCTCCGACCTCAAGCAGAAGTTCTTCGACGTGCGCAAGCGCGCGTTCAAGTTCCCCGTGCTGGGCGACCTGGCCAAGCTCGTGTGCATCCCGACCACGTCGGGCACGGGCGCCGAGGTCACGCCGTTCGCGGTCATCTCCGACCCCGACGCGGGCAAGAAGTACCCGCTCGCGGACTACGCGCTCACCCCGACCGTCGCGATCATCGACCCGGTGCTGACGTCGAAGATGCCGCGGTCGCTCGCCGCCGACTCGGGCTTCGACGCCCTGACGCACGCCACCGAGGCGTACGTCAGCGTCTACGCGAACGACTTCACGGACGGCATGGCGCTGCACGCGATCCGGCTGATCTTCGAGAACCTGGCCGCGAGCGTCAACGGCGAGCCGGGCACCCCGGAGACGGCCGACGCCCGCGAGAAGATGCACAACGCGGGCACGATCGCCGGCATGGCCTTCGGCAACGCGTTCCTGGGCATCGTCCACGCCATGGCGCACGTGGTGGGCTCCACGTTCCACCTCGTGCACGGCCGCACGAACGCGACCCTGCTGCCGCACGTCATCCGCTACAACGGCACGATCCCGACCAAGCTCACGAGCTGGCCGAAGTACGAGCACTACGTCGCTCCGGAGCGGTTCCAGCAGATCGCCCAGACCCTGGGCCTGCCGGCCGAGACGCCGGAGCAGGGCGTGGAGTCGTACGCGCTGGCCGTCGAGTCGCTGCGGGCGAAGGTCGGCATCCCCGCGTCGTTCCAGGCGCAGGGCGTGGACGAGCAGGAGTTCATCGGCCGCCTCGACGAGGTCGCGATGGGCGCCTACGAGGACCAGTGCGCGCCGGCCAACCCGCGCATGCCGATGCTGGCGGACATGAAGGACATCATGGCCGCGGCGTACTACGGCACGTCGATCGAGGACATCCGGAGCCGTCGCGACGCGAAGGCGCCGGCCAAGGGCTCGGCCGTCGCGGAGCCGGTGGCCGACGAGGCCGCCGCTGGCGAGGACGAGACGGTCACCGCCTGA
- a CDS encoding DUF1349 domain-containing protein, translating into MTTAHHIPGIPFELTASAGSSWAVDLATGTVRSTALPRTDIFIDPAASPLEVQPVLDAATLLGSPPAGDFQLSARVSVDFAATFDAGVLLLWIDDRHWAKLCFEYSPDGEPMVVSVVNRGVSDDANGFVVDGRSVWLRVSRIDHAFAYHASLDGQAWRLIRSFALDDPAGAVALGLEAQSPTGEGCAVAFEQVAFTSSRLGDLRDGS; encoded by the coding sequence ATGACCACTGCGCACCACATCCCCGGCATCCCGTTCGAGCTGACCGCCTCGGCGGGCTCGTCGTGGGCCGTGGACCTGGCCACCGGCACGGTCCGGTCGACGGCGCTGCCGCGCACCGACATCTTCATCGACCCCGCCGCGTCCCCGCTCGAGGTGCAGCCGGTGCTCGACGCCGCGACGCTCCTCGGGTCCCCGCCCGCGGGCGACTTCCAGCTCAGCGCGCGCGTGAGCGTCGACTTCGCCGCGACCTTCGACGCCGGCGTCCTGCTGCTGTGGATCGACGATCGGCACTGGGCCAAGCTGTGCTTCGAGTACTCGCCCGACGGGGAGCCGATGGTCGTCTCGGTGGTGAACCGGGGAGTGAGCGACGACGCCAACGGGTTCGTGGTCGACGGGCGCTCGGTGTGGCTGCGGGTGTCCCGCATCGACCACGCCTTCGCCTACCACGCGTCGCTCGACGGGCAGGCGTGGCGGTTGATCCGGTCGTTCGCGCTCGACGACCCCGCAGGGGCGGTGGCCCTCGGCCTCGAGGCGCAGTCGCCCACCGGCGAGGGCTGCGCGGTCGCGTTCGAGCAGGTCGCCTTCACGTCCTCGCGGCTCGGGGACCTGCGCGACGGCTCCTGA